The Thermus brockianus genome window below encodes:
- the ctaD gene encoding cytochrome c oxidase subunit I encodes MAITAKPKTSAWAVLWDLLTTVDHKKIGLMYTATAFFAFALAGVFSLLIRAQLAVPNNTLLTGEQYNQVLTLHGATMLFFFIIQAGLTGFGNFVVPLMLGARDVALPRVNAFSYWAFLGAILLALMSFFFPGGAPAVGWTFYYPFSVQSGSGVNFYMAAILLLGFSSLLGNANFIATIYNLRAQGMSMWKMPMYVWSVFAASVLNLFSLAGLTAATLLVLLDRKIGLTWFNPDIGGDPVLFQQFFWFYSHPTVYVMLLPYLGILAEVASTFARKPLFGYKQMVWAQMGIVVLGTMVWAHHMFTVGESTIFQIAFAFFTALIAVPTGVKLFNLIGTLWGGHLQMKTPLLWVLGFIFNFLLGGITGVMLSMTPLDYQFHDSYFVVAHFHNVLMAGSGFGAFAGLYYWWPKMTGRMYDERLGKLHFWLFLVGYLVVFLPQYALGFLGMPRRYYTYNADIAGWPELNFISTVGAFILGLGGLVWIYAMWKSLRSGEKAPDNPWGGYTLEWLTASPPKAHNFDVELPKEFPSERPLYDWAKKGVELKPEDPSHIHLPNSSFWPFYAAATLFAFFVSVAALPVPNVWMWVFLALFAYGLVRWALEDEYSHPVEHHTLSGKSNAWMGMAWFIVSEVGLFAILIAGYLYLRLSGAATPPEERPALWLALLNTFFLVSSSFTVHFAHHDLRRGRFNPFRFGLLITIVLGVLFFLFQAYEFYQFYHHSSWQENLWTGAFFTIVGLHGLHVVIGGFGLILAYLQALRGKITLHSHGTLEAASMYWHLVDAVWLFIVVLFYVW; translated from the coding sequence ATGGCCATTACCGCAAAGCCAAAGACGAGCGCGTGGGCGGTCCTCTGGGACCTGCTCACCACCGTGGACCACAAGAAGATCGGCCTGATGTACACCGCCACCGCCTTCTTCGCCTTCGCCTTGGCGGGGGTCTTCTCCCTCCTCATCCGGGCGCAGCTGGCGGTGCCCAACAACACCCTGCTCACCGGGGAGCAGTACAACCAGGTTCTCACCCTGCACGGGGCCACCATGCTCTTCTTCTTCATCATCCAGGCCGGGCTCACCGGCTTTGGCAACTTCGTGGTGCCCCTGATGCTGGGGGCGCGGGACGTGGCCCTACCCCGGGTGAACGCCTTCAGCTATTGGGCTTTCCTGGGGGCCATCCTCCTCGCCCTCATGAGCTTCTTCTTCCCCGGCGGGGCCCCGGCGGTGGGCTGGACCTTCTACTACCCCTTCTCCGTGCAGTCGGGGAGCGGGGTCAACTTCTACATGGCGGCCATCCTCCTCCTGGGCTTCTCCAGCCTCCTGGGTAACGCCAACTTCATCGCCACCATCTACAACCTCAGGGCCCAGGGGATGAGCATGTGGAAGATGCCCATGTACGTGTGGAGCGTCTTCGCCGCCAGCGTCCTCAACCTCTTCAGCCTGGCGGGGCTCACCGCGGCCACCCTTTTGGTCCTCCTGGACCGCAAGATCGGCCTTACCTGGTTCAACCCGGACATCGGGGGTGACCCCGTCCTCTTCCAGCAGTTCTTCTGGTTTTACTCCCACCCCACGGTTTACGTGATGCTCCTGCCCTACCTCGGCATCCTGGCCGAGGTGGCCTCCACCTTCGCCCGCAAGCCCCTCTTCGGCTACAAGCAGATGGTGTGGGCCCAGATGGGCATCGTGGTCCTGGGCACCATGGTCTGGGCCCACCACATGTTCACCGTGGGGGAGTCCACCATCTTCCAGATCGCCTTCGCCTTCTTCACCGCCCTCATCGCCGTGCCCACGGGGGTGAAGCTCTTCAACCTCATCGGCACCCTTTGGGGTGGGCACCTGCAGATGAAGACCCCGCTGCTTTGGGTCTTGGGCTTCATCTTCAACTTCCTCCTTGGGGGGATTACCGGGGTCATGCTCTCCATGACCCCCTTGGACTACCAGTTCCACGACTCCTACTTTGTGGTGGCCCACTTCCACAACGTGCTCATGGCGGGCTCGGGCTTTGGGGCCTTCGCCGGGCTTTACTACTGGTGGCCCAAGATGACGGGCCGCATGTACGACGAGCGCCTGGGCAAGCTCCACTTCTGGCTCTTCCTCGTGGGCTACCTGGTGGTCTTCCTGCCCCAGTACGCCCTGGGCTTCTTGGGCATGCCCCGGCGCTACTACACCTACAATGCCGATATCGCCGGCTGGCCCGAGCTCAACTTCATCTCCACCGTGGGCGCCTTCATCCTGGGCTTGGGCGGGCTCGTCTGGATCTACGCCATGTGGAAGAGCCTCCGTTCCGGGGAGAAGGCTCCCGATAACCCCTGGGGCGGCTACACCCTGGAGTGGCTCACCGCCTCCCCGCCCAAGGCCCACAACTTTGATGTGGAGCTCCCCAAGGAGTTCCCCTCCGAGCGGCCCCTTTACGACTGGGCCAAGAAGGGGGTGGAGCTGAAGCCCGAGGACCCGAGCCACATCCACCTGCCCAACAGCTCCTTCTGGCCCTTCTACGCCGCCGCCACCCTCTTCGCCTTCTTCGTTTCCGTGGCGGCCCTGCCCGTGCCCAACGTCTGGATGTGGGTCTTCCTGGCCCTCTTCGCCTATGGCCTCGTGCGCTGGGCCTTGGAGGACGAGTACAGCCACCCGGTGGAGCACCATACCCTTTCCGGAAAGTCCAACGCCTGGATGGGGATGGCCTGGTTCATCGTCTCGGAGGTGGGCCTCTTCGCCATCCTCATCGCGGGCTACCTCTACCTAAGGCTTTCCGGGGCGGCCACGCCTCCTGAGGAGCGGCCCGCCCTTTGGCTCGCCCTTCTCAACACCTTCTTCCTGGTGAGCTCCTCCTTCACGGTGCACTTTGCCCACCACGACCTCAGGCGGGGCCGGTTCAACCCCTTCCGCTTTGGGCTTCTCATCACCATCGTCCTGGGTGTTCTCTTCTTCCTCTTCCAGGCGTACGAGTTCTACCAGTTCTACCACCACTCCTCCTGGCAGGAGAACCTCTGGACCGGGGCCTTCTTCACCATCGTGGGCCTCCACGGCCTGCACGTGGTGATCGGGGGTTTTGGCCTTATCCTGGCCTACCTCCAGGCCTTGCGGGGCAAGATCACCCTCCACAGCCACGGCACCCTCGAGGCCGCCAGCATGTACTGGCACCTGGTGGACGCCGTGTGGCTTTTCATCGTGGTCTTGTTCTACGTCTGGTAA
- a CDS encoding heme o synthase — protein sequence MSQTWFSRYAWGVLLWNVLVALWGAYVRATGSGAGCGSHWPTCNGEIIPRSPQVETLIEFTHRATSGLAFLSVLLLLFLALRLFPKGHPVRLGAGLSFFFMVTESLVGASLVLFGWVADNVSAERAVVQMVHLANTYFLLAALALTAWWASGGAPLRLRGQGAVGWALLLGLLALLFLGMSGAVTALGDLLFPVRNTLEALERSLTPGEHFLVRLRVLHPLIAVSVGLYVVFAGFLVAHLRPSEASRRLAQGLAYLYGVQLLAGLVNVWLKAPVWMQLLHLFLAYAVWLLFVLLMASSLAQGTRRVELGEGGLAQVHRGTGGATWKDYLALTKPRVISLLLLTTLLAMLIAAKGWPGTGLFLAVALGGYMMAGAANAINMVVDRDIDARMKRTAKRPTVTQRISSRDALLFAFALALLGFGLLWGAANLLAATLALMGLIWYVLVYTLYLKRRTWQNIVIGGAAGAFPPLVGWAAVTGELNLFAWYLFALIFFWTPVHFWALALMIQDDYRAVGVPMLPVVLGERVTVMQIALYALLTALISLMPLLLGELGLVYLLFSLALNALLLLKALALYRQPERRTAVSLYKYSMLYLALLFVAMAVDRVL from the coding sequence ATGAGCCAGACCTGGTTTAGCCGCTACGCCTGGGGTGTCCTCCTCTGGAACGTCTTGGTGGCCCTATGGGGGGCTTACGTGCGGGCCACAGGCTCGGGGGCGGGGTGCGGGTCCCACTGGCCCACCTGCAACGGGGAGATCATCCCCCGAAGCCCCCAGGTGGAAACCCTCATTGAGTTCACCCACCGGGCCACCTCGGGCTTGGCCTTCCTATCCGTGCTCTTGCTTCTCTTCCTCGCCCTGCGCCTTTTCCCGAAGGGGCATCCCGTTCGGTTGGGCGCCGGGCTTTCCTTCTTCTTCATGGTCACGGAGAGCCTCGTGGGGGCCTCCCTGGTCCTCTTTGGTTGGGTGGCGGACAACGTGAGCGCCGAGCGGGCCGTGGTGCAGATGGTCCACTTGGCCAACACCTACTTCCTCCTGGCCGCCCTGGCCCTCACCGCCTGGTGGGCTTCTGGGGGGGCCCCGTTGCGCCTTCGGGGGCAGGGGGCGGTGGGGTGGGCCCTCCTTCTTGGGCTCCTCGCCCTCCTTTTCTTGGGCATGAGCGGGGCGGTGACCGCCCTTGGGGACCTCCTCTTCCCCGTGCGGAACACCTTGGAGGCCCTGGAGCGTTCCTTAACCCCGGGGGAGCACTTCCTGGTGCGCCTTAGGGTGCTCCACCCCCTCATCGCCGTGAGCGTGGGGCTTTACGTGGTCTTCGCCGGCTTCCTGGTGGCCCACCTCCGCCCCTCGGAGGCCTCGAGGCGCCTGGCCCAGGGGCTGGCCTACCTTTACGGGGTACAGCTCCTGGCGGGCCTGGTGAACGTCTGGCTCAAGGCCCCCGTGTGGATGCAGCTCCTCCACCTCTTCCTGGCCTACGCCGTCTGGCTCCTTTTCGTCCTCCTCATGGCCTCGAGCCTGGCCCAAGGGACGAGGCGGGTGGAGCTGGGGGAAGGGGGGTTGGCCCAGGTCCACCGGGGCACGGGCGGGGCCACCTGGAAGGACTATTTGGCCCTCACCAAGCCCAGGGTCATCAGCCTCCTCCTCCTCACCACCCTTCTCGCCATGCTCATCGCCGCCAAGGGGTGGCCGGGGACCGGGCTTTTCCTGGCGGTGGCCTTGGGAGGGTACATGATGGCGGGGGCGGCCAACGCCATCAACATGGTGGTGGACCGGGACATAGATGCCCGCATGAAGCGCACCGCCAAAAGGCCCACGGTGACGCAGAGAATCTCCAGCCGGGATGCCCTCCTTTTCGCCTTCGCCCTCGCCCTTTTGGGCTTCGGCCTCCTCTGGGGGGCCGCCAACCTCCTGGCCGCCACCTTGGCCCTCATGGGCCTCATCTGGTACGTCCTGGTCTACACCCTTTACCTCAAGCGGCGCACCTGGCAGAACATCGTCATCGGTGGGGCGGCGGGGGCCTTCCCGCCCTTGGTGGGCTGGGCGGCGGTGACCGGGGAGCTCAACCTCTTCGCCTGGTACCTCTTCGCCCTCATCTTCTTCTGGACCCCCGTGCACTTCTGGGCCTTGGCCCTCATGATCCAGGACGACTACCGGGCGGTGGGGGTGCCCATGCTCCCGGTGGTCTTAGGGGAGCGGGTTACGGTGATGCAGATCGCCCTCTACGCCCTTCTCACCGCCCTGATCTCCCTCATGCCCCTTCTTTTGGGCGAGCTGGGCCTGGTCTACCTCCTCTTTAGCCTGGCCCTGAACGCCCTCTTGTTGCTCAAGGCGCTTGCCCTCTACCGCCAGCCCGAGCGGAGGACGGCGGTTTCGCTGTATAAATACTCCATGCTCTACCTGGCCCTCTTGTTCGTGGCCATGGCGGTGGACCGGGTGCTATAG
- the groES gene encoding co-chaperone GroES — translation MAAEVKTVIKPLGDRVVVKRIEEEPKTKGGIVLPDTAKEKPQKGKVIAVGSGRILDNGQKVPLEVKEGDIVVFAKYGGTEIEIDGEEYVILSERDLLAVLQ, via the coding sequence ATGGCTGCGGAGGTGAAGACCGTGATCAAACCCCTAGGCGACCGGGTTGTGGTAAAGCGGATTGAGGAGGAGCCCAAGACCAAGGGCGGCATCGTGCTCCCCGACACCGCCAAGGAGAAGCCCCAAAAGGGCAAGGTGATCGCCGTGGGCTCGGGCCGCATCTTGGATAACGGCCAGAAGGTGCCCCTCGAGGTCAAGGAGGGGGACATCGTGGTCTTCGCCAAGTACGGCGGCACCGAGATTGAGATCGACGGCGAGGAGTACGTGATCCTTTCCGAGCGCGACCTGTTGGCGGTTCTGCAGTAA
- a CDS encoding TrmH family RNA methyltransferase translates to MRIQSPANPKVKALAALKERKERERTGLFLVEGRREVERALRAGLALETLVLGPKALAEDRLLARNAPVWELSQEALERVSTRENPAQVLGVFRIPQRRLEAVRLPPDPLVLAVVGLEKPGNLGAILRAADGAGADLVLVAEGVDLYSPQVIRNSTGTVFALPVFPVKEEEALRYLKALGLRLVAATPEGERLYWEGDYRPGVAFLLGAEDTGLPEAWKEAAHARVRIPMRGVADSLNVSVSAALLLYEALRQRRSF, encoded by the coding sequence TTGCGGATCCAAAGCCCCGCTAACCCCAAGGTCAAGGCCCTAGCCGCCCTCAAAGAGCGCAAGGAGCGGGAAAGGACGGGGCTTTTTCTGGTGGAGGGAAGGCGGGAGGTGGAAAGGGCCCTGAGGGCGGGCCTCGCGCTGGAAACCCTCGTCCTCGGGCCTAAGGCCCTGGCCGAAGACCGCCTCCTGGCCCGAAACGCACCCGTTTGGGAGCTTTCCCAAGAGGCCTTGGAACGGGTCTCCACCCGGGAAAACCCCGCCCAGGTCCTGGGGGTCTTCCGCATCCCCCAAAGGCGCCTGGAGGCGGTGCGCCTTCCCCCAGACCCCCTGGTCTTGGCGGTGGTGGGCCTGGAGAAGCCGGGCAACCTGGGGGCCATCCTGCGGGCGGCGGACGGGGCCGGGGCGGACCTGGTCCTGGTGGCGGAGGGGGTGGACCTTTATAGCCCCCAGGTGATCCGAAACTCCACGGGAACGGTCTTCGCCCTGCCCGTCTTCCCGGTGAAGGAGGAAGAGGCCCTTCGCTACCTGAAGGCCCTGGGCCTCCGCCTGGTGGCCGCCACCCCGGAAGGGGAGAGGCTTTACTGGGAGGGGGACTACCGCCCGGGGGTGGCCTTCCTCCTGGGGGCGGAGGATACAGGCCTGCCCGAGGCCTGGAAGGAGGCGGCCCACGCCCGGGTGCGCATCCCCATGCGGGGGGTGGCGGATAGCCTCAACGTTTCGGTGAGCGCCGCCCTGCTCCTCTATGAGGCCCTGCGGCAGAGGCGTTCTTTTTGA
- the proB gene encoding glutamate 5-kinase, which translates to MRPGLSARRLVVKVGSAVLAGPRGLDLGVMAEIARQVLALKAAGREVVLVSSGAVAAGMAATGLPRPEDMPRKQALAAIGQPLLMAAWREAFRGVPVAQVLLTAEDLASRERYLNAKATLKALLELGAIPIINENDTVAFQEIRFGDNDQLSARVAALVEAGLLLLLSDVDALYEEDPKRNPEARPILEVEDPASALRHAGEGNPLGSGGMRSKLLAARLAGRVGIPTLLLPGRRPAVLLEALEGVPMGTYFHAQRRYRGERAWLYGLLRPKGELVLDQGAVWALRKRGASLLPAGVKEVRGRFGRGEAVRLLAETGEEVGVGLANYAAEEIARIKGRKSAEIEAILGYRYTEEVVHRDHLALKEEA; encoded by the coding sequence ATGCGGCCTGGGCTTTCCGCAAGGAGGTTGGTGGTCAAGGTGGGCAGTGCGGTCCTGGCCGGGCCTAGGGGGTTGGACCTGGGCGTCATGGCCGAGATTGCCCGCCAGGTTTTGGCCCTTAAGGCGGCGGGGCGGGAAGTGGTCTTGGTTTCCTCCGGGGCGGTGGCGGCGGGCATGGCGGCCACGGGGCTTCCCCGTCCCGAGGACATGCCCCGGAAGCAGGCCCTGGCCGCCATCGGCCAGCCCCTCCTCATGGCCGCTTGGCGGGAGGCCTTTCGGGGGGTTCCCGTGGCCCAGGTCCTCCTGACGGCGGAGGACTTGGCCTCGAGGGAGCGCTACCTGAACGCCAAGGCCACCCTGAAGGCCCTTTTGGAGCTCGGTGCCATTCCCATCATCAACGAGAACGACACCGTGGCCTTCCAGGAGATCCGCTTCGGGGACAACGACCAGCTTTCCGCCCGGGTGGCGGCCTTGGTGGAGGCGGGGCTCCTCCTCCTCCTTTCCGACGTGGACGCCCTTTACGAGGAGGACCCCAAGCGAAACCCGGAGGCGAGGCCCATCCTCGAGGTGGAAGACCCCGCCTCCGCCCTGCGGCACGCCGGGGAGGGGAACCCCTTGGGCAGTGGCGGCATGCGCTCCAAGCTCCTCGCCGCCCGGCTTGCGGGGCGGGTGGGCATCCCCACCCTGCTTCTGCCCGGGAGGCGTCCCGCAGTCCTCTTGGAGGCCCTGGAAGGGGTGCCCATGGGCACCTACTTCCACGCCCAAAGGCGCTACCGGGGGGAGCGGGCTTGGCTTTATGGGCTTCTGCGCCCAAAAGGGGAGCTCGTTTTGGACCAGGGGGCGGTGTGGGCCTTAAGGAAGAGGGGGGCGAGCCTCCTCCCCGCCGGGGTCAAGGAGGTGCGGGGGCGGTTTGGCCGGGGGGAGGCGGTGCGCCTCCTCGCCGAAACCGGGGAGGAGGTGGGGGTGGGCCTCGCCAACTACGCCGCCGAGGAGATCGCCCGCATCAAGGGGCGGAAGAGCGCGGAGATTGAGGCCATTTTGGGCTACCGCTACACCGAGGAGGTGGTCCACCGGGACCACCTGGCCTTGAAGGAGGAGGCATGA
- the groL gene encoding chaperonin GroEL (60 kDa chaperone family; promotes refolding of misfolded polypeptides especially under stressful conditions; forms two stacked rings of heptamers to form a barrel-shaped 14mer; ends can be capped by GroES; misfolded proteins enter the barrel where they are refolded when GroES binds), translated as MAKILVFDEAARRALERGVNAVADAVKVTLGPRGRNVVLEKKFGSPTITKDGVTVAKEIELENHLENIGAQLLKEVASKTNDVAGDGTTTATVLAQAIVREGLKNVAAGANPLALKRGIEKAVEAAVEKIRSLAIPVEDRKAIEEVATISANDPDVGKLIADAMEKVGKEGIITVEESKSLETELKFVEGYQFDKGYISPYFITSPDTMEAVLEDAFILIVEKKVSNVRELLPILEQVAQTGKPLLLIAEDVEGEALATLVVNKLRGTLNVAAVKAPGFGDRRKEMLKDIAAVTGGTVISEELGFKLENATLSMLGRAERVRITKDETTIVGGKGKKEDIEARINAIKKELETTDSEYAKEKLQERLAKLAGGVAVIRVGAATETELKEKKHRFEDALSATRAAVEEGIVPGGGVTLLRAISAVDELLKGLEGDEATGAKIVRRALEEPARQIAENAGYEGSVIVQKILSETKNLRYGFNAATGEFVDMVEAGIVDPAKVTRSALQNAASIGSLILTTEAVVAEKPEKKESTPTPAGAGDMDF; from the coding sequence ATGGCGAAGATCCTGGTGTTTGACGAGGCGGCCCGCCGGGCCTTGGAGCGCGGCGTGAACGCCGTGGCCGATGCGGTGAAGGTGACCCTGGGCCCCAGGGGCCGGAACGTGGTCCTGGAGAAGAAGTTCGGCTCCCCCACCATCACCAAAGACGGGGTGACGGTGGCCAAGGAGATTGAGCTGGAGAACCACCTGGAGAACATCGGGGCCCAGCTCCTGAAGGAGGTGGCCTCCAAGACCAACGACGTGGCCGGTGACGGCACCACCACCGCCACCGTCTTGGCCCAGGCCATCGTGCGGGAGGGCCTGAAGAACGTGGCCGCCGGGGCCAACCCCCTGGCCCTCAAGCGGGGCATTGAGAAGGCGGTGGAGGCCGCCGTGGAGAAGATCCGCTCCCTGGCCATCCCCGTGGAAGACCGCAAGGCCATTGAGGAGGTGGCCACCATCTCCGCCAACGACCCTGACGTCGGTAAGCTCATCGCCGACGCCATGGAGAAGGTGGGGAAGGAGGGCATCATCACCGTTGAGGAGTCCAAGAGCCTGGAGACCGAGCTGAAGTTCGTGGAGGGGTACCAGTTTGACAAGGGGTACATCTCCCCCTACTTCATCACCAGCCCCGACACCATGGAGGCCGTCCTGGAGGACGCCTTCATCCTCATCGTGGAGAAGAAGGTCTCCAACGTCCGCGAACTCCTCCCCATCCTGGAGCAGGTGGCCCAGACCGGTAAGCCCCTCCTCCTCATCGCCGAGGACGTGGAGGGCGAGGCCCTCGCCACCTTGGTGGTGAACAAGCTCCGGGGCACCCTGAACGTGGCCGCCGTGAAGGCCCCGGGCTTCGGCGACCGCCGCAAGGAGATGCTCAAGGACATCGCCGCCGTCACCGGTGGCACCGTCATCTCCGAGGAGCTCGGCTTCAAGCTGGAGAACGCCACCCTCTCCATGCTGGGCCGGGCCGAGCGGGTGCGCATCACCAAGGACGAGACCACCATCGTGGGCGGCAAGGGCAAGAAGGAGGACATTGAGGCCCGGATCAACGCCATCAAGAAGGAGCTGGAGACCACCGACAGCGAATACGCCAAGGAGAAGCTCCAGGAGCGCCTCGCCAAGCTGGCGGGCGGCGTGGCGGTGATCCGGGTGGGGGCCGCCACCGAGACCGAGCTCAAGGAGAAGAAGCACCGCTTTGAGGACGCCCTCTCCGCCACCCGGGCGGCGGTGGAGGAGGGCATCGTGCCGGGCGGCGGCGTGACCCTCCTACGGGCCATTAGCGCCGTGGACGAGCTCCTGAAGGGCCTCGAGGGCGACGAGGCCACCGGGGCCAAGATCGTGCGCCGGGCCCTGGAGGAGCCCGCCCGCCAGATCGCCGAGAACGCCGGTTACGAGGGCTCCGTCATCGTCCAGAAGATCCTCTCCGAGACCAAGAACCTCCGCTACGGCTTCAACGCCGCCACCGGGGAGTTCGTGGACATGGTGGAGGCGGGCATCGTGGACCCCGCCAAGGTGACCCGCTCCGCCCTGCAGAACGCCGCCTCCATCGGCTCCCTCATCCTCACCACCGAGGCGGTGGTGGCCGAGAAGCCCGAGAAGAAGGAGTCCACCCCCACCCCTGCGGGCGCCGGGGACATGGACTTCTAG
- the coxB gene encoding cytochrome c oxidase subunit II codes for MKRAFAALSLFGLVLAQEAHRVAITHPFSPVNRETNFLLVWVLVFSVLIFGVVAGALAYITWKFRAHPGQQGEPPQIHGNDRLEVIWTLIPVAIILVLFGLTARALIQVNQPIPGAMKVEVTGYQFWWDFNYPELGFRNSNELILPVGVPVELEVTSKDVIHSFWVPGLVGKQDAIPGQKTRIRFVAENPGNYYGFCAELCGPSHARMLFRVLVVPKEAFDRFVEAAKGYTPPVADARGQEVFQQNCMACHGVQGKMPPAVIGPELAFLGNRVSLAAGIVDHTPENLKAWIKDPAAMKPGTKMPGFPQLSEEDLDALVRYLEGLKVEGLDFKALPKF; via the coding sequence ATGAAGCGAGCGTTTGCGGCCCTAAGTCTTTTTGGTCTAGTCCTGGCCCAGGAGGCCCACCGGGTGGCCATCACCCACCCCTTCTCCCCGGTTAACCGGGAGACCAACTTCCTCCTGGTCTGGGTCTTGGTCTTCTCCGTACTCATCTTCGGCGTGGTGGCGGGCGCCCTGGCCTACATCACCTGGAAGTTCCGCGCCCACCCGGGCCAGCAGGGCGAGCCGCCCCAGATCCACGGGAACGACCGCCTCGAGGTCATCTGGACCCTGATCCCCGTGGCCATCATCCTCGTTCTCTTTGGCCTCACGGCCCGGGCCCTCATCCAGGTCAACCAACCCATCCCGGGGGCCATGAAGGTGGAGGTCACCGGGTACCAGTTCTGGTGGGACTTTAACTACCCCGAGCTGGGCTTCCGCAACTCCAACGAGCTCATCCTGCCCGTGGGGGTGCCGGTGGAGCTGGAGGTGACCTCCAAGGACGTGATCCACTCCTTCTGGGTGCCGGGCCTGGTGGGCAAGCAGGATGCCATTCCGGGACAAAAGACTCGGATACGTTTTGTAGCGGAAAATCCGGGCAACTACTACGGCTTCTGCGCCGAGCTGTGCGGGCCGAGCCACGCCCGGATGCTCTTCCGGGTCTTGGTGGTGCCCAAGGAGGCGTTTGACCGCTTTGTGGAGGCGGCCAAGGGCTACACGCCTCCCGTGGCGGACGCCCGGGGGCAGGAGGTGTTCCAGCAAAACTGTATGGCCTGCCACGGGGTGCAGGGGAAGATGCCCCCGGCGGTCATCGGTCCCGAGCTGGCCTTCCTGGGCAACCGGGTGAGCCTGGCTGCGGGGATTGTGGACCACACGCCGGAGAACCTCAAGGCTTGGATCAAGGACCCGGCGGCCATGAAGCCTGGGACGAAGATGCCCGGCTTCCCCCAGCTTTCCGAGGAGGACCTGGACGCCTTGGTGCGCTACCTGGAAGGGCTTAAGGTGGAGGGCTTGGACTTCAAGGCCCTGCCCAAGTTCTAG
- the pgi gene encoding glucose-6-phosphate isomerase, whose protein sequence is MLRLDTRFLPGFSEELKAHAPLLLEAREALLAKRGQKGAMLGWMDLPEDTETLREIRRFREQNPWVEDFVLLGIGGSALGPKALEAAFADSGVRFHYVDHVEPEPIRKLLQSLNPHKTLVNAVSKSGATAETLAGLLLFLDWLKAHLGEAWRRHLVLTTDPKGGALRALAGREGLRAFAIPEEVGGRFSVLSPVGLLPLAFAGADLDALLMGARKANEQALAPLEESLPLKTALLHHLHRHLPIAVFMVYSERLRYLPAWFVQLHDESLGKRDQEGRRVGTTALPALGPQDQHAQVQLFREGPLDKLLTLVIPESPVEDLPLPPVGELPEAGYLFGKTLFRLLKAEAEATYQALAEAGQRVYALYLSEVSPYTIGWLLQHLMWQTAFLGELWGVNAFDQPGVELGKRLTRAFLEGEG, encoded by the coding sequence ATGCTGCGCCTGGACACCCGCTTCCTCCCGGGGTTTTCCGAGGAGCTGAAGGCCCATGCCCCCCTTCTCCTAGAGGCGCGGGAGGCCCTCTTGGCCAAGCGGGGCCAGAAGGGGGCCATGCTGGGCTGGATGGATCTTCCCGAGGACACGGAAACCCTGAGGGAGATCCGCCGCTTCCGCGAGCAGAACCCCTGGGTGGAGGACTTCGTCCTCTTGGGGATTGGGGGAAGCGCCTTGGGGCCCAAGGCCCTGGAGGCTGCCTTCGCCGATAGCGGCGTCCGCTTCCACTACGTGGACCACGTGGAGCCCGAGCCCATCCGCAAGCTCCTCCAAAGCCTTAACCCCCATAAAACCCTGGTCAACGCCGTTTCCAAGTCCGGGGCCACGGCGGAAACCCTGGCGGGGCTCTTACTCTTTTTGGACTGGCTTAAGGCCCATCTGGGGGAGGCGTGGCGGCGGCACCTGGTGTTGACCACGGACCCCAAGGGGGGCGCCTTGAGGGCCCTGGCGGGACGGGAGGGCTTAAGGGCCTTCGCCATCCCCGAGGAGGTGGGGGGCCGGTTTTCCGTGCTTTCCCCCGTGGGCCTTCTCCCCCTGGCCTTTGCTGGGGCCGATCTGGACGCCCTCCTCATGGGGGCCCGCAAGGCCAATGAGCAGGCCCTGGCTCCCTTAGAGGAAAGCCTCCCCCTAAAGACGGCCCTCCTCCACCACCTGCACCGCCACCTCCCCATCGCCGTCTTCATGGTGTACTCCGAGCGCCTCCGGTACCTTCCCGCCTGGTTTGTCCAACTCCACGACGAGTCCTTGGGCAAGCGGGACCAGGAGGGAAGGCGCGTGGGCACCACCGCCCTCCCCGCCCTCGGCCCCCAGGACCAGCACGCCCAGGTGCAGCTTTTCCGGGAAGGTCCCTTGGACAAGCTCCTCACCCTGGTCATCCCGGAAAGCCCCGTGGAAGACCTTCCCTTGCCCCCCGTGGGGGAGCTTCCGGAGGCGGGGTACCTCTTCGGCAAGACCCTTTTCCGCCTCCTCAAGGCCGAGGCGGAGGCCACCTACCAGGCCCTGGCGGAGGCGGGGCAACGGGTCTATGCCCTATACCTTTCGGAGGTCTCTCCCTACACCATAGGCTGGCTCCTGCAGCACCTCATGTGGCAGACCGCCTTCCTGGGGGAGCTTTGGGGGGTGAACGCCTTTGACCAGCCCGGGGTGGAGCTGGGTAAGCGCCTTACCCGCGCCTTTCTGGAGGGGGAGGGCTAA